One segment of Desmodus rotundus isolate HL8 chromosome 6, HLdesRot8A.1, whole genome shotgun sequence DNA contains the following:
- the LOC139441000 gene encoding GTPase IMAP family member 8-like: MYKPVRLDCGAGKSAAGHSLLGKRVFETKFHDHSVTKKFEPESRVWREKKILIMESPHLTIFEGLLREEEALNTVLLGRSGAGKGATGTAILPRSDFSLGSEASQSPGCARKARAYRQFSAVCPAMKDIILVLGFQWEWFVHKDKKVVVMLESIPERMLYGRQVYAYNNKTGQAREDQVTAVLKMASELIHNHKGHGYSCAWENVSKITKDAEEKQNPIKLLKNLEDRLS, encoded by the exons ATGTATAAGCCAGTGCGCCTGGAT TGCGGCGCTGGAAAAAGTGCAGCTGGACACAGCCTTCTGGGGAAGCGAGTCTTTGAGACCAAATTCCACGACCACTCAGTCACCAAGAAGTTTGAGCCTGAGAGCAGAgtctggagagagaagaaaattttaatcaTGGAGAGTCCACACTTAACCATCTTCGAAGGACT cctcagagaggaggaggcccTGAATACTGTCCTCCTGGGGAGGAGCGGGGCTGGGAAGGGTGCCACTGGGACCGCCATCCTCCCAAGGTCCGACTTCTCTCTTGGCTCTGAGGCCAGCCAGTCACCAGGATGTGCCAGGAAAGCAAGAGC CTACAGACAGTTCAGTGCTGTGTGTCCAGCTATGAAGGACATCATTCTGGTCCTGGGGTTCCAGTGGGAATGGTTCGTTCACAAGGACAAAAAGGTGGTGGTGATGCTAGAGAGTATCCCAGAAAGGATGTTA TATGGGAGGCAAGTTTATGCTTATAATAACAAAACTGGCCAAGCCAGGGAAGACCAGGTAACAGCCGTTTTGAAAATGGCCAGTGAGCTGATACATAACCATAAAGGGCACGGTTATTCCTGTGCATGGGAGAACGTCAGCAAAATAACTAAAGATGCTGAGGAAAAGCAAAATCCCATAAAATTACTAAAGAATTTAGAAGATAGGTTATCATAG